A portion of the bacterium genome contains these proteins:
- the metG gene encoding methionine--tRNA ligase, which yields MAEIFYVTTPLYYPNAAPHIGSTYTTTVADTLVRYHRAAGENCFLLTGIDEHGEKMVEAAEKEGLTPQAFVDGMAERFRSTWDTLGLKYDRFIRTTDADHKQAVRTFWQTIYDRGEIELREYTGRYCVGCERYLTERELDNGRCTQHDAEPEERSEANYFFKMSNHFEWLIGEIEANPQLITPERYRNEVLSTLKSGALEDLCITRPRERLSWGIAAPWDEDYTIYVWIDALVNYLTGIGYPDGENFESHWAGAHHLIAKDILKPHGIFWPTMLHAAGVPLYQGLHVHGYWNMENTKISKSLGNLVDPLVMRDKYGFPSFRYYILRDMSWGLDSDFSEESLIQRVNADLANDLGNLLNRSISMLAKYCDGVVPEYREPGDLSETAVRVAQEVDRHIREFSTQRALSALWELLSAANKYVDSEAPWALAKDPEKRAKLEDVMYELCESLRVIAVLLESFLPETSLKIMESLGEPICTGTLAERLVWGQLSAGTQTKKIEALFPRIETE from the coding sequence ATGGCCGAGATCTTCTACGTCACGACACCGCTGTACTACCCGAATGCCGCACCGCACATCGGCAGCACCTACACTACGACGGTGGCCGACACGCTCGTGCGCTACCACCGCGCGGCGGGTGAGAACTGCTTCCTGCTCACTGGCATCGACGAGCACGGCGAGAAGATGGTCGAAGCAGCCGAGAAGGAAGGCCTGACGCCCCAAGCCTTCGTCGACGGCATGGCCGAGCGCTTCCGCTCGACCTGGGACACGCTCGGCCTGAAGTACGACCGCTTCATCCGCACGACGGATGCCGACCACAAGCAGGCGGTGCGGACCTTCTGGCAGACCATCTACGATCGCGGTGAGATCGAGTTGCGCGAGTACACGGGTCGCTACTGCGTCGGCTGCGAGCGCTACCTGACCGAACGAGAACTCGACAACGGTCGCTGCACGCAACACGACGCCGAACCCGAGGAACGCAGCGAAGCCAACTACTTCTTCAAGATGTCAAACCACTTCGAGTGGTTGATTGGCGAGATCGAGGCGAACCCGCAACTAATCACGCCAGAGCGTTACCGAAACGAAGTCCTCTCAACGCTCAAGAGCGGCGCGCTCGAAGACCTGTGCATCACGCGACCGCGTGAGCGCCTGTCCTGGGGAATCGCAGCTCCCTGGGACGAAGACTATACGATCTACGTCTGGATCGATGCGCTCGTGAACTATCTGACGGGTATCGGCTACCCCGACGGTGAAAACTTCGAGAGCCACTGGGCGGGGGCGCATCACCTGATCGCCAAGGACATCCTCAAGCCACACGGAATCTTCTGGCCGACCATGCTGCACGCAGCCGGTGTTCCGCTGTACCAGGGCCTGCACGTACACGGCTACTGGAACATGGAAAACACCAAGATATCCAAGAGCCTGGGCAATCTGGTCGATCCCCTGGTCATGCGAGACAAATACGGTTTCCCGTCTTTCAGGTACTACATACTGCGAGACATGTCCTGGGGTCTGGACAGCGACTTCTCCGAAGAGAGCCTGATACAGCGAGTGAACGCCGACCTGGCCAACGACCTGGGAAATCTGCTCAATCGCAGTATCAGCATGCTGGCGAAGTACTGCGACGGAGTGGTCCCCGAGTACCGGGAACCCGGCGATCTTTCGGAAACGGCCGTGCGCGTGGCGCAGGAGGTCGATCGCCACATCCGCGAATTCAGCACACAGCGCGCGCTGTCAGCGCTCTGGGAACTCCTGTCAGCGGCCAATAAGTACGTGGACAGCGAGGCACCGTGGGCGCTGGCCAAGGATCCGGAAAAACGCGCCAAGCTCGAAGATGTGATGTACGAGTTGTGTGAGTCGCTGCGCGTAATCGCGGTGCTACTCGAGTCCTTCCTTCCGGAAACGAGTTTGAAGATCATGGAGAGCCTGGGCGAG
- a CDS encoding DNA polymerase III subunit: protein MRGARARNKLHGAYLLEGASGTGKTEIVCWFAKLLLCRAGGDDPCGECHDCRLLSSNDGKDESEDPPALPGHPDLKWVQPDGAYVKVDQIRDLQRDLSLVANEGGRRVGLVLGAERLRVEAANALLKTLEEPPEDTVLILVAESSEALPKTLRSRTVRLRLVAPRESEVREQLIAEGLSESEAWLASTVSGGSAEHARAWAQTHSEDAAEIRTMIEGIAACGASEILEFCERFRGGEVARKRTELFMAVHDALTRGSAEAAAQQGNGKTLTLWLERFEAGRDAQREMRRRNLNPQLVVEGLLMDLRASI from the coding sequence TTGAGAGGCGCACGCGCCCGAAACAAGCTGCACGGCGCTTACTTGCTGGAAGGTGCTTCGGGAACCGGCAAGACGGAGATCGTCTGCTGGTTCGCGAAGCTGTTGCTCTGTCGTGCGGGGGGCGACGATCCCTGCGGGGAGTGTCACGACTGTCGTCTGCTTTCATCAAACGACGGCAAAGACGAATCCGAAGATCCGCCTGCCCTGCCCGGACACCCCGATCTGAAGTGGGTCCAACCGGACGGAGCGTATGTGAAGGTCGACCAGATTCGCGATTTGCAACGCGATCTCAGTCTGGTGGCCAACGAAGGCGGACGCCGGGTGGGACTCGTTCTAGGTGCGGAGCGTTTGCGAGTCGAAGCCGCCAATGCGCTGCTCAAGACCCTGGAAGAACCGCCGGAAGACACCGTGCTGATCCTGGTGGCCGAGTCCTCCGAGGCGCTGCCGAAGACCCTGCGATCCCGGACGGTCCGGCTGCGGTTGGTCGCGCCTCGCGAAAGCGAAGTCCGCGAGCAGTTGATCGCAGAAGGCCTGAGCGAGTCCGAGGCCTGGCTCGCCAGCACCGTCAGCGGAGGCAGTGCCGAGCACGCCCGAGCCTGGGCACAAACTCACTCCGAGGACGCGGCTGAGATCCGCACCATGATCGAAGGGATCGCCGCCTGCGGTGCCAGCGAGATCCTGGAGTTCTGCGAGCGTTTCCGCGGTGGGGAAGTGGCGCGCAAGCGGACGGAACTGTTCATGGCCGTCCACGATGCCCTCACCCGGGGATCTGCGGAAGCCGCCGCCCAGCAGGGAAACGGCAAGACGCTGACGCTCTGGCTGGAGCGCTTCGAGGCCGGACGCGACGCTCAGCGCGAAATGCGACGCCGAAACCTGAACCCTCAACTCGTAGTCGAGGGCCTTCTGATGGATCTGCGCGCGAGCATCTGA
- a CDS encoding polymer-forming cytoskeletal protein produces MSAPNNGGGGGVGALTAFIDQGSEFSGKLSFKDTVRIDGRFEGEITSENTLIVGETGHVQANITSETVIISGEVQGDIIASGQVSIHKTGCVLGDIQTASLLVEEGAQVNGRIDMSAPGMSDRSRSQNKNEKNEKNEKSEQTKKTDEKPEHDSASSGSSSS; encoded by the coding sequence ATGAGCGCGCCGAACAACGGTGGCGGCGGGGGCGTTGGTGCTCTGACCGCATTTATCGACCAGGGATCCGAGTTCTCGGGAAAGCTGTCCTTCAAGGACACCGTCCGTATCGACGGCCGCTTCGAGGGCGAGATCACCAGTGAAAACACGCTGATCGTCGGTGAGACGGGTCACGTCCAGGCGAACATCACGTCGGAGACGGTGATCATCTCCGGCGAGGTTCAGGGCGACATCATCGCCAGCGGCCAGGTGTCGATCCACAAGACCGGCTGTGTCCTCGGCGACATCCAGACGGCCAGCCTGCTCGTCGAAGAAGGCGCCCAGGTCAATGGACGCATCGACATGAGCGCGCCGGGAATGAGCGATCGCTCGCGCAGCCAGAACAAGAACGAGAAGAACGAGAAGAACGAGAAGAGCGAGCAGACGAAAAAGACCGATGAGAAGCCCGAGCACGATTCGGCTTCCAGCGGCAGCAGCTCCAGCTGA
- a CDS encoding NifU family protein, protein MSATLGDGRDEINAAAARPVKPATVRRALDALRPGLIADGGNVELASVDEDGTVHVVLQGACASCPASEMTRKLVLEPALRLKVPGVTSVLIGT, encoded by the coding sequence ATGTCGGCAACCCTAGGTGATGGCAGAGATGAGATCAACGCGGCCGCAGCCCGGCCGGTGAAACCCGCAACGGTGCGCCGTGCGCTGGATGCGCTGCGACCGGGCCTGATCGCCGACGGAGGCAACGTCGAGTTGGCATCCGTCGATGAAGACGGAACCGTGCACGTCGTGCTGCAAGGCGCCTGCGCGAGCTGTCCGGCGTCCGAAATGACCCGGAAACTCGTTCTGGAACCGGCGCTTCGACTGAAAGTGCCGGGCGTGACGTCGGTGCTGATCGGCACCTGA
- a CDS encoding molybdenum cofactor biosynthesis protein MoaE, protein MRVRVLLFAGLREAVGHKSLELELPADASIAKLMERVEADTPILVRYRGRLLISLNEERAALTTALSDGDEVALLPPVSGGSERSWVRSEPLSMDELLAEVSGPEMGGVVTFTGVVRNIARGEEIDHLEYEAYVPMATKEMRKIVDKAQGRWPHVKLAILHRVGRLAIGDAAVMIAAAAPHRAEAFEACRFAIDTLKHTVPIWKKEFAKSGAYWVEENP, encoded by the coding sequence ATGCGCGTACGGGTGCTCCTATTCGCGGGTCTTCGTGAGGCCGTCGGCCACAAGTCCCTAGAGCTTGAATTGCCGGCCGACGCTTCCATCGCCAAGCTGATGGAGCGCGTCGAGGCCGACACGCCGATCCTCGTGCGCTATCGCGGCCGCCTGCTCATCTCGCTCAATGAGGAACGCGCGGCGCTCACGACGGCGCTCAGCGATGGCGATGAAGTGGCCCTGCTGCCGCCCGTAAGCGGTGGTTCGGAGCGCAGTTGGGTGCGCTCGGAGCCGCTCTCGATGGACGAACTGCTGGCCGAAGTCTCCGGTCCTGAAATGGGAGGCGTCGTGACCTTCACCGGCGTGGTGCGCAACATCGCGCGCGGCGAGGAAATCGACCACCTGGAATACGAAGCCTACGTGCCGATGGCCACCAAGGAGATGCGCAAGATCGTCGACAAGGCGCAGGGTCGCTGGCCCCACGTAAAACTGGCCATCTTGCATCGCGTGGGACGGCTCGCGATCGGCGACGCCGCGGTCATGATCGCCGCGGCCGCCCCGCATCGCGCCGAGGCCTTCGAAGCCTGTCGCTTCGCCATCGACACGCTCAAGCACACCGTTCCGATCTGGAAAAAGGAGTTCGCCAAGAGCGGAGCCTACTGGGTCGAGGAGAACCCTTGA
- a CDS encoding MogA/MoaB family molybdenum cofactor biosynthesis protein: protein MSGSGHHHDHDKPHHHGHGSGAPAEHRAYAPKVVACGVLTVSDTRTRETDASGKLIEEKLLEAGHRVAEREIVRDEADAIRSAVLHFARRSEIEAVIVTGGTGVSARDVTPDTLMPLFDKQLSGFGELFRALSFEEIGAAAVLSRAVAGTIGGSVVYVTPGSSGAVKTAMDQLILPELAHIVGQLRRR, encoded by the coding sequence TTGAGCGGGTCGGGTCACCATCACGACCACGACAAGCCCCACCATCACGGACATGGCTCCGGGGCACCCGCTGAACACCGCGCCTACGCGCCCAAGGTCGTTGCCTGCGGCGTTTTGACGGTCAGCGACACCCGAACCCGCGAGACAGATGCTTCGGGCAAGCTGATCGAAGAGAAGCTGCTGGAGGCGGGGCATCGCGTGGCCGAGCGCGAGATCGTCAGGGATGAAGCCGACGCGATCCGCAGCGCGGTCTTGCACTTTGCCCGCCGTAGCGAGATCGAGGCGGTCATCGTGACCGGCGGCACGGGCGTCTCGGCGCGAGACGTCACGCCAGATACATTGATGCCGCTCTTCGACAAGCAGCTTTCCGGTTTCGGCGAACTGTTTCGCGCGCTCTCGTTCGAGGAGATTGGCGCTGCTGCGGTGCTTTCGCGGGCGGTCGCCGGCACGATCGGCGGCAGTGTCGTGTACGTTACGCCCGGCTCGTCGGGTGCCGTGAAAACGGCCATGGATCAGCTGATCCTGCCGGAACTTGCACACATCGTGGGACAGTTGCGCCGTCGCTGA
- a CDS encoding sigma-70 family RNA polymerase sigma factor, with translation MSVDLPHDLEDLEDGAETEIADSDTVDSGVADSPVATKVPGDSALVSRDPLDRYFAEVAKYPLLSREEEKALALRVQEDGDPDAAEKLVLSNLRLVIKIAMDYRRVWTNVLDLIQEGNVGLLQGVRRYDPTRGVKLSSYAAYWIRAYILKYLIDNIRLVRVGSSRAERKLFFQLNRAKRELEHQGLDPEPKLIAEKLGVKEPEVVDMQHRLAQGDLSIDAPARREESDSASFGDFIPTADHPTDEIVGEQEMRATFMRHIRAFSADLDEREGAIVRDRLIAEEPRTLQDLGDEFGLTRERVRQIEKALIDRLREYLKDKLVDFDLWSPSN, from the coding sequence TTGAGCGTAGACCTCCCACACGATCTCGAAGATCTGGAAGACGGCGCCGAGACCGAAATCGCGGATTCCGATACCGTGGATTCCGGAGTCGCGGATTCGCCTGTAGCGACAAAGGTCCCAGGCGATTCCGCGCTCGTTTCGCGGGACCCTCTCGATCGCTACTTCGCCGAGGTCGCCAAATACCCGCTTCTCTCACGCGAAGAAGAGAAGGCGCTGGCCCTGCGCGTGCAGGAAGACGGCGATCCGGATGCGGCCGAGAAGCTGGTCCTTTCCAATCTGCGTCTGGTGATCAAGATCGCCATGGACTATCGGCGTGTCTGGACCAATGTGCTCGACCTGATCCAGGAGGGGAACGTCGGGTTGCTGCAGGGCGTGCGGCGCTACGACCCGACTCGGGGCGTCAAGCTGTCCTCGTACGCCGCCTACTGGATCCGCGCCTACATCCTCAAGTACCTGATCGACAATATTCGCCTCGTGCGGGTGGGTTCGAGTCGCGCCGAGCGCAAGCTGTTCTTCCAGCTCAACCGCGCCAAGCGGGAACTCGAACACCAGGGCCTCGACCCGGAACCCAAGCTGATCGCGGAGAAGCTCGGTGTAAAGGAGCCGGAAGTCGTCGACATGCAGCACCGCCTGGCCCAGGGCGACCTGTCGATCGACGCGCCCGCACGCAGGGAAGAGTCGGACTCCGCGAGCTTCGGCGATTTCATTCCGACGGCGGACCACCCCACCGACGAGATCGTGGGTGAGCAAGAAATGCGCGCGACCTTCATGCGCCACATCCGGGCGTTTAGCGCGGATCTCGACGAGCGCGAGGGCGCGATCGTGCGCGATCGTCTGATCGCCGAAGAGCCCAGGACTCTGCAGGACCTCGGCGACGAGTTCGGCCTGACGCGGGAGCGCGTGCGTCAGATCGAAAAGGCGCTGATCGACCGGCTGCGCGAATACCTCAAGGACAAGCTGGTCGACTTCGACCTGTGGAGTCCGTCGAACTGA
- a CDS encoding cytochrome c, producing MRVVVRTLALSAMAALLLASAGAASADAELDKGKQVYATFCATCHGPEGDGQGMVGKTLQPPPRDFTTGDFKYGGSDKEIFDLISNGAASKGGSPLMAPWGGVIPEADRHALVKVINSFIKK from the coding sequence ATGCGTGTAGTAGTGAGAACTCTGGCTCTGAGTGCGATGGCAGCTCTGCTGCTGGCCAGCGCGGGCGCGGCAAGCGCCGATGCCGAACTGGACAAGGGCAAGCAGGTCTATGCGACCTTCTGTGCCACCTGCCACGGCCCAGAAGGGGACGGACAGGGCATGGTAGGCAAGACGCTGCAGCCGCCACCACGGGACTTCACCACGGGCGACTTCAAGTACGGTGGAAGCGACAAGGAGATCTTCGACCTGATCTCCAACGGTGCCGCCTCCAAGGGTGGATCCCCGCTCATGGCTCCCTGGGGTGGCGTCATCCCAGAAGCAGATCGCCACGCGCTGGTGAAGGTCATCAATTCGTTCATAAAGAAGTAG
- a CDS encoding leucyl aminopeptidase — MQIHISRDDPCKVKADGLVVTMTTSDALPRALRSLDEALDGQLSLYVDSGDFTGKSGQMVRFPASGIGAERVLLVGLGKDGEVTSETLRAAAGRAIRSLARSKGKLAAFIAPSTRRIKSEGVGQALAEGAILGTYTFERYKTGKTETPELDRLNILTADAKQVGGLRKGAKLGAVLAESTNLARDLSNEPGSVLTPEAMAKQARTMGRDTGLKVSIYGPKELEKHEMGGILAVGRGSANSPRLIIMEHGAPTRGARRRKRVALVGKGITFDTGGVSLKPGAAMDEMKHDMSGGGAVIGAMRAIALLKLPLHVIGIVAAAENAPDGNAYLPGDIVKTASGKTIEVLNTDAEGRIVLSDALHYAREQEPDAIIDLATLTGACVVALGDACCAVMGNDDKLVDKIQRAGDRAHERAWPMPLWSEHKKAVEGTVGDIKNTGGRAAGTLTAGAFLSNFVGDIPWAHLDIAGTAWTTRERPYNAKGATGFGVRLLLELLRSWK, encoded by the coding sequence ATGCAGATCCATATCAGTCGGGACGATCCGTGCAAGGTCAAAGCGGACGGACTCGTCGTTACCATGACGACAAGCGATGCGCTTCCGCGAGCGCTGCGCTCACTCGACGAAGCACTCGACGGCCAGTTGTCGCTATACGTCGACAGCGGGGACTTCACGGGAAAATCAGGTCAGATGGTGCGATTTCCCGCCTCCGGCATCGGCGCGGAGCGCGTACTGCTTGTTGGACTGGGAAAAGACGGCGAGGTAACGAGCGAAACCCTGCGCGCGGCAGCGGGTCGAGCGATCCGATCGCTCGCGCGCAGCAAGGGCAAGCTCGCGGCCTTCATCGCACCCAGCACACGACGCATCAAATCCGAAGGAGTCGGCCAGGCACTCGCCGAAGGCGCGATCCTCGGCACCTACACTTTCGAGCGATACAAAACGGGCAAGACCGAGACTCCCGAACTGGACAGACTCAACATCCTGACCGCAGATGCAAAACAGGTCGGCGGATTGCGCAAGGGGGCCAAACTCGGCGCAGTGCTGGCCGAATCGACGAACCTCGCGCGCGACCTTTCGAACGAACCCGGCAGCGTTCTCACCCCAGAAGCCATGGCCAAACAGGCGCGGACCATGGGTCGCGATACCGGGCTCAAAGTCAGCATCTACGGTCCCAAGGAACTCGAGAAGCACGAAATGGGCGGCATTCTGGCGGTCGGACGGGGTAGTGCAAATTCTCCGAGACTGATCATCATGGAGCACGGCGCGCCCACGCGCGGAGCCCGGCGACGCAAGCGCGTCGCACTGGTAGGGAAAGGCATCACCTTCGACACCGGCGGCGTCTCGCTCAAACCGGGAGCCGCGATGGACGAGATGAAGCACGACATGTCCGGAGGCGGCGCTGTCATCGGCGCCATGCGCGCCATCGCGCTGCTCAAGCTCCCGCTGCACGTGATCGGCATCGTCGCGGCCGCCGAGAACGCACCCGACGGCAACGCCTATCTGCCAGGCGATATCGTCAAGACCGCAAGTGGCAAGACGATCGAAGTCCTCAACACCGATGCCGAGGGACGCATCGTCCTCTCCGACGCACTGCACTACGCCCGCGAACAGGAACCCGATGCGATCATCGATCTGGCCACGCTCACGGGCGCGTGTGTCGTGGCGCTAGGCGATGCATGCTGTGCGGTGATGGGCAACGATGACAAGCTGGTCGACAAGATTCAGCGCGCAGGCGACCGCGCCCACGAACGCGCCTGGCCGATGCCGCTCTGGTCCGAGCACAAAAAGGCCGTCGAGGGCACCGTCGGAGACATCAAGAACACCGGCGGACGCGCGGCCGGCACACTCACGGCCGGCGCGTTCCTCTCGAATTTCGTCGGAGACATTCCCTGGGCCCATCTCGACATCGCGGGCACCGCCTGGACCACCCGGGAGCGACCCTATAACGCCAAGGGAGCGACTGGATTTGGCGTGCGACTGCTCCTGGAGTTATTGAGAAGCTGGAAATAG
- the tolQ gene encoding protein TolQ, with product MLDLIFGASPVVTGVLFALVLASIASWAIILMKIGELRRVDGATRIFLEAYHNKPLDAVYEIARKRKASPLALVFKAGFDEVVELEKEQGSSELIEREQLERVIRRMYWIRDDQSQRLERGLSFLATVGSSAPFVGLFGTVIGIMNSFQQIGTTGSASLAVVAPGIAEALIATAVGLFAAIPAVIAYNYSNARVSNILTRLDTFCREFGDLLRGSAVR from the coding sequence ATGCTCGATTTGATCTTTGGTGCCAGCCCCGTCGTTACCGGCGTGTTGTTCGCACTGGTCCTGGCTTCGATCGCTTCGTGGGCGATCATCTTGATGAAAATCGGCGAACTGCGCCGGGTAGATGGTGCGACGCGAATCTTCCTCGAGGCGTATCACAACAAACCGCTCGACGCGGTGTACGAGATCGCCCGCAAGCGCAAGGCGAGTCCGCTCGCGCTCGTGTTCAAAGCGGGCTTCGACGAGGTCGTCGAACTCGAAAAGGAGCAAGGCTCTTCGGAGTTGATCGAGCGCGAACAACTCGAGCGCGTCATTCGTCGCATGTACTGGATCCGCGACGATCAATCCCAACGCCTCGAGCGGGGGCTTTCATTCCTGGCGACGGTGGGTAGTTCGGCGCCCTTCGTGGGATTGTTCGGAACCGTCATCGGCATCATGAACAGCTTCCAGCAGATCGGAACGACCGGCTCTGCGAGTCTGGCCGTCGTTGCACCGGGAATTGCCGAAGCGCTGATCGCGACCGCCGTCGGGCTCTTTGCCGCGATTCCCGCAGTCATCGCCTACAACTACTCCAACGCACGGGTTTCCAATATTCTCACGCGACTCGACACGTTCTGTCGCGAATTTGGCGATCTGCTTCGCGGCAGCGCGGTGCGCTGA
- the tolR gene encoding protein TolR, protein MEVQRGRRRVMSEINVTPFVDVMLVLLIIFMVTAPLIQQGIEIELPKTQSEGLKGQSEPLVVTVKKNGAVFLQSKKVPIDQLKTKLTSIFATRDDKAVFLRADSKVAYGTVAKALAILRHAGATRIGMVTEPEA, encoded by the coding sequence ATGGAAGTTCAGCGCGGCCGGCGCCGGGTGATGTCGGAGATCAACGTGACGCCCTTCGTGGACGTCATGCTGGTGCTGCTCATCATCTTCATGGTGACCGCACCGCTGATCCAGCAGGGCATCGAGATCGAACTGCCCAAGACTCAGTCGGAAGGATTGAAGGGTCAGAGCGAGCCACTCGTCGTAACGGTGAAGAAAAACGGTGCCGTCTTCCTGCAGAGCAAGAAAGTGCCCATCGATCAACTGAAAACGAAACTGACCAGTATCTTCGCGACGCGGGACGACAAGGCCGTCTTCCTGCGCGCAGACTCGAAGGTCGCGTACGGCACGGTCGCCAAGGCGCTCGCCATCTTGCGACACGCGGGCGCAACGCGCATCGGGATGGTCACCGAGCCCGAGGCGTGA
- a CDS encoding TonB C-terminal domain-containing protein: MYDSAQSLFDDERFRRLFLWSAAGHVLLAFGLWFAPNPSVLLNPPTPVYIDVVTAAPRAAPPPRPAAARPAPPKQVVDEIVIPKLPKEPKPAPKAKPKPKPKPVAKTAAKKPAAVAPPSPEDLLESLRKKVDERQPKPGTGTASPNSRRGIFDPEKAGYQKKLTALFYQQWVGAACKMHPKPSHFEIRVAPDGSVKSVTRTASSGNRFCDESAERAIRRVDQLPTPPARVGIVTVSFDILEIR, translated from the coding sequence GTGTACGACTCGGCGCAGAGCCTGTTCGATGACGAGCGTTTCCGCCGGCTCTTTCTGTGGAGCGCGGCAGGGCACGTCCTACTGGCCTTCGGTCTGTGGTTCGCGCCGAATCCCAGCGTCCTGTTGAATCCTCCGACGCCCGTCTATATCGATGTGGTGACGGCCGCCCCGCGTGCGGCCCCGCCTCCCAGACCCGCTGCGGCCAGACCGGCGCCTCCCAAGCAGGTCGTCGATGAGATCGTGATCCCCAAGCTGCCCAAGGAGCCCAAGCCCGCTCCCAAAGCCAAACCGAAGCCGAAGCCGAAACCTGTGGCCAAGACCGCGGCGAAAAAACCCGCCGCGGTAGCGCCGCCTTCGCCCGAAGACCTCCTGGAGAGCCTGCGCAAGAAAGTGGACGAGAGGCAGCCGAAGCCGGGGACCGGTACGGCAAGTCCGAATTCTCGAAGGGGCATTTTCGATCCCGAAAAGGCCGGCTATCAGAAGAAGCTCACGGCGTTGTTCTATCAGCAATGGGTGGGGGCCGCCTGCAAAATGCATCCCAAACCCTCGCATTTCGAGATCCGAGTGGCGCCCGACGGTAGCGTGAAGTCGGTGACCCGGACCGCTTCTTCGGGCAACCGATTCTGCGATGAGTCCGCCGAGCGTGCCATCCGCCGAGTCGATCAACTGCCCACTCCTCCAGCCCGGGTGGGGATCGTCACCGTCTCGTTCGACATATTGGAGATTCGTTGA